A stretch of DNA from Drosophila virilis strain 15010-1051.87 chromosome 5, Dvir_AGI_RSII-ME, whole genome shotgun sequence:
CAAACATCGACAAGCAACGGCgacggaggcggaggcggaggcggaggagGAGGCGACAAGGGTCCAGGGCCATGCAAAACATTTAAGCGCACACTCGACAAATTTGTGGCCAGAGATCATTGGGAACGATCTGCCAGATCAGCTACAGCCTGCAACCATTCCTCCCCCTCCTGCTTCCTTTTTTTCCCGCCTGGCACAATCCATGCAAGTTATTTTTGCTGACTCGCGCGCAATTCGAGCCGAGCCTGAAAAACCCAGTTGCAGACCTGGAGCTGCGCCGACGCGTCGGCCACATACGGCGCAGTCGCAGACGCAGATCCGCAGACTAGCTGGCATCTCGAATGGGCAGCCAGCTGTTCGCTGTTCGGCATTGGCGGCATTGGAGTGTAATTGTAGATTCCACTCGCATCCATCTACATTTGCAGTCAGCCACTTGCAGCGCTTGATAATTGCCAAGCTGTCCATTTTGCATCTTTCCCAGCCAGACACGCGGATCGGGTGCCTGTTGTACACTTGCCAGATTCGTTGGGGGTGGGCTTGTTTATGTACAATTGGGCATCGAATTCTTGATTATGTTGCAGTTAAGAACTGGCATGGCATCTCAATCATCCTCTTAGGTCCCTACATGTATGACTATATACTCAATCAGATTCTAAATAATGCGATTTATTCCgaatacaatttatattattttgattattgatTCGTCCGTTTAGTACAGATCAGTTAGCTCAGCTAGCAGAAATCAGATTCCTTCGAATACTTTTCTCGAAATTGCAAAAGTTTCTCTCTATAGAGTATATCCTCCTATATCCAAACGATTTCACAGAATTAAGAAAATAAGCTAAACAgagttttacatttttcaaagCTAAATGTCGTGAAATTTCAATCAAACATGAGTTTCATACAAGAATTTCTTACTTCAATTTCCACTTGTATTCCACGCACATAGGCGGATTTTAGAAAATGAAATGCCAGCCGGaaactatttaatataataagatCGCACGAAACTACATTATTGGCAAGATTAGAGACTTTTCTCAGGCTCTTTAAACATGCTCTTTAAAAAGTTTGGAATATTTCTTAATAGTCAATAAAAGTGAACTTTAGCAAAACATTTAAAGGACAGCAAAATGTGTTTGCCTGCTTCTGAAGAAAATCGATTGTGGCGAGGAGGGAAGCGAACCCACCCGAAAAGTACAAACACAGATCTACACGCAAACAGGCTGAGCAAACATAAAGCCAACCTCAAAATGAGAAATGGCTAAAATGCTGGAGTAGCCATCCATGCCCAGCCCTGGCCCCAGCCAGTCCGCCAGCCATCCAGTCAACCAGTCAGCCGAGCAAAAGTGGGGAGCAAACAAAGGGCACCAGCATATAAACAATGATATCAAATTTCAAGAATTTCATAGTTGTTGGCCCTGCTCGCTGCTGTCTCTGGCTTACTGCAACACTTATTAACACGGCCAGGGAcaggagagagcgagagagagagagagagagagagatggagaacgagagcgagagcgcagGCGTTTGAGACAGCGCCTACTTTCGAGTATATTCAACTGATTGCattatcaaataaatacacacacatccaaGTCTTATAAGTCAGCTGCCTTCGCGGTAGCTGCGTCCCAAGGACAATCCCTCAATACATAATTGTCACATAgagtttatataaaatatatgacaaGAACAAGAGGCGTGAGTGGCAAAGCCTGGCCAAGAGTTTGGggcaatgtgtgtgtggtcCCGGCTGAAAGTTCTTGGGACATTTTTCTTGGCGCTGCTCAGTGATGAGGAATTAATTTTTACTTGTTTTGCTCAATTGGGTTTCTGTAGTTTAAAGCCACTTTTGGAGCTGCTTTAAGCAGATTCATTAGCTCGGCAATAATGGATGATCGGATTATGGGTGGCTCGGCCAACTCTGTTACCCGAACTGCGAAAACGAGTGCGATCACGAGTGCAAGGCTATGAAGTaggaatttgaatttaaagttCACTGAAAAAAGAACCAGTTgaaaactgaactgaactaaAATTTGGCAATAAATGGTTTAGTTACGTTTGAGTCTCGATTAGACGGAACCGGTTCGGAATTGGAATTTAAAGTTGATAGAATAACGAACCAACCGAAAACCGAACagaattaaatttgattgatAAATGGCTTGGTTACAATTTCGACTGTTTTATTAACATGCTGAAAAGGTGTGACAAATAAGCATTAATGAATCAGAAAGACAAATGGAACTAGTTCGAACCGTTAACCGAACCAGGGACGGAATACGTTTTAGACTTGCAGCCCTGGCTAGAATTCATGTAGAGCCTTAGCCCCTTCTATTATAAACATTATTCAGATGCTTAACACTTTACACAGATGAGAATCGGGAGACTGAAATCTTATCGGGCAAGCATCTGGTGTGgcatgcaattaaaaagcaacaaaattattaaaaaactgTCAAAATAAAGCGCAGCCAGCATAAAATGCGCCACACGCCAACCGTACGGAATGGGCCAGGCCATAAGATAAAATACTTTATAACGATGGCAACGATGACTTTTTGGTTAATCGTTAAGATCTACACGAAACTCATACATACTGGATTATGGAGGGAGAGAGACCctaaccgaaaccgaaactgaaactgaaactaaaGCTGAAAGCGAAACATAGTTGTAGACAATGGGACAATGCTTGGGTACAACTCTACTACTAGATCGAGTCCAAGCTCAGGCTCCAGACTCGAGTTGTctcaactccaactccaacaacaacaacaacacgccaCACACATGCGTAAATTAAATGATAATTTATGATCAACACCTTTTCAGATTCTTCTTATGGGCCTCACTCTGACTCGGACCCAGGCCCAGGCCGGGCACCGTTTAGTTGGGTGTCCTGCTGCGCACACGTCTCGGGATTTGTGTACCGATCTCGCAATGCGATAACTCAACCTGTTCGTTGATTCCCTGGCCTGCACTTCGATCGATTGTGATCCCCAGCTCTTCGAATGGGGGCTTCAGTTTATGAAACAGCGTTTCATTTTTTCCAACTGCCTTGCTgccatgcatgtgtgtgtgtgtgtgtgtgtgtgtgtgtgtgcctgtttatttgtttttacgATTTATTGgcttataatttttattagcaATGGAATTTCTTGGAAATCCTGCAACGATCTACCATATGATGTGTCGTTCTGACTACCCCTCTACCCGACTAGAGCCGCCCCCCCTCCCCAAGCCCCTACACTGGCTACCGTCTGTTTTGTGCCTTTGATTTGTTTTGACTCTTGTTCTTGTGTTAAGATAACTGAACAGCTGATGATTGGATCTCGTTAGATCTTGAACTTGGCACAGTCTAGATAAGTATCAGTGGACGATAGTCATGGCAGGAAGTTGATAAGGATCTTGGTAGTCGGAAGGGCATAATTGTAGGTAAATAGTTGCCCTGATCAGCGCAGGATTCTAGGGCTCGTTAGACACCCAATATTGATGGACCTCGCACAGTTCTTTGTTGCGAGCACAATTACATCTTGGAATAGTTCTATTTGCCCTTGGTTATCACATAAGATGTCCAGGTTTGCCACTTGACCAATGAACTTTTGCAGTTCCAACATTTCCCAACACTTTTTAAGACCCTAAGCAGCTTACGGCATTTATGCGGCGGGGCGAACTTCAACTTGTtttcatgggcgcaaaaggaGAAGCGCATGAAACCCTAGAAATGGAAACATTGCCATTGAAAAATGTGTCAGGCCCGCAGCGCAGTGCGAACTCTAGAGAAGAGGCAGCTGGAACATTGgtcaaataaatgaaaatcttGGTGGACTTTTTAATGCCACAATCACGGCGATAAGCTGTGCTCAGCTTTCCAATTATAGTTGGGTAAATTACTTGACACAGGCGCCCACCCGATGAGTACCCGCCACATGCTCAGCCGCCCTCCGaatgagctgagctgagctgttCTGTTCCCCTCTGGCAAGCGCCTTCGGTTGAGGTCTCAGTTCCATACCGGTCCATCATCACCAACGACATCATTATCAACGCCATCAGTGGCGGCAAAACTCAACTGCCAAATGCGTCACGGAACTCCAGAGACGGGAATGGCAACGGGAACGGGCACGGGACGAACAGACCCATATAAGaatgtatgcacacacatatgtttgcatgtgcatgtgtgtgtgtgtgtgtgtgtgtgtgtgtgtgtagagggATGGTGCTGAAGAGGCAGAAACGCAAACAATCAcaaaagcgagagagagagagagagagagagagacgggcAAAAGCgcaaaatacataataataaaaacagaatgtacaataaaacgaataaaaatgaataacgCGCTGCggcgacgtcaacgtcaacgtcggcgacgtcaacgtcaacgtcggcgacggcaacggcaacggcgacggcaacggcaacggcgacggcgcTGAGGCGAACGAATAAagaacacacgcacattttGTGGTAACTTGATACTCTTTCCAGCTACCCTCCAGCCAACCGTGGCATTCGACGaacgcaaacgcaaacgcaaaaCGATGAGCCCTGAGCTGCCCGAgatcgacacacacacacacacacacacacacacatacactcgcacTAATGCACACAGTTACAAACACATACAGTTGGAAAAATGAACATCAAGACAACGGGCCGGGTCTGGTACTGGGGGTCTGgtactggaactggaactggaactctTCTCACATTTGAAGTAGTATTAAGGTTTTttatgtttggttttttttttttttctctgcacgcggctgctgctggtgctgctcgtcttattgttgttgggaATGTGGAGCGTGTGCattgtaaataattgaaaaaggtCCTACGATTCGGAGCATAATCAAACCATGACGAAGGTGAAGGCTAGCAAAGAAGCCTGAATTGAAATCACGAAATCGTGTATAACAGAAAAACGAATTGCATACATATTCAAATGTACTTTCATATGAATTTGACATATTTTCTAGGCATTCCAACAGTTACTTTCCCTTGGACACACTTCCAGTGTATTGGGATATTTTGCTCAATAGGTACTTTCTGTAGGGATTTGGCAAGAAGTTTATAACCGTTCGAACGGATCTTGCAAATTTACCCATAAGTTCCAGTCAAAAGAGTTGGCctgactaggagataccctaaacCTATCGCAGACCTGCCGTTGCCAACATTCTGGATTCACTCTATTCTCCGGCTGTGTcttaaaatcaatattttggcaatggcaataaatattgaaaaaaaaaaaaaaaaacaaataaacttcTTCACATAAACCTTCTTTTTACGAGATATGCCAACCGATTTGTCGTATGGATATGTAGTAggcattaaaaatacaaaaaggtTCGATTAACTAAATTTTTGCTTAATGTAATAgaatagaaattaaaataaaaacaaaatttgccaGTTGAAATGCACAAGACCTGGAAGAAGCCACTGCACAAGCGCAAAGTCGTAagctccacacacacacacacacacacacgtacactcTTCTAGTTTCCCACTCCCTGACTCCCCCACAACCCCACTCCCCGATTATTTGCATTCATGCGTTTCGCTTGCAGTGGGCGAAGATATCATGGCCGGGTCGCTTGGTCTATTACATGCAGCCTCTGGTGGAGCACCTGTTTGATATttggctgcagcagctgcccttTCCGACGCTGTTGAAATGCGTTTATACGTGCGGCATGCTCTTCTTCATATTGCTACCCGTTCTGTACCCAATGATGGTGCTGGGCCTCTACTATGCCGTTTTCCAGTACGTTGGGGAAAagcatttggattttgttttcCCGCCAAACTGGGATCTACTTGGCGCCGCAACGAAT
This window harbors:
- the LOC6625703 gene encoding uncharacterized protein yields the protein MHKTWKKPLHKRKVWAKISWPGRLVYYMQPLVEHLFDIWLQQLPFPTLLKCVYTCGMLFFILLPVLYPMMVLGLYYAVFQYVGEKHLDFVFPPNWDLLGAATNLWYFQVTNKKYMLFVTMYIDRYRVIITAISSTVDYMRMALCFVFG